The following DNA comes from Actinomycetota bacterium.
CTGCTCGTCGCGACTGCCGGCACCGGCTTCTACATGTCGCGGCTGATCTTCCTGACATTCTTCGGGAAGAGCCGACTCGAGTCGCACCAGCACCCGCACGAGTCCCCGCCGGTGATGGCGTTCCCGCTCGGCGTGCTCGCTGCCCTCGCGCTGGTCGGTGGACTGCTGGGGCTGAGCCCCCACGGCGGCAGGATCCAGCAGTTCCTCGCGCCGACGGCCGAAACGTTCGCGATCACCGCCGGAACCGATCTCGCATCGGGCACCCAGACGGAGCATGTGGCGGAAGGTCATGCGGTTCTCCCCGGCGCCGTGCTTCCCCCGGCCCCTGAGGAAAGAGGATCCGGGCTCTCGCCGCTCGCGCTATCGGCGATCGCGACCACTGCCGGGCTGACCGGAGTGGGCGTGGCCGGGTACATGTACCTCGGCGCGTTCGACTGGCAGCGCCGCCGCCAGCGCGCCGGGTTGGCGTGGCGAGCGGCTCGGAACCGCCTCTACATCGACTCCTTCTATGAGTTCCTGTTCACCAGCGTCGGCAGGCTCGTCGCCGCGACCCTCGCCTTCGTCGTCGACGCGAGATGGATCGACGGCGTCGTCAACAACGTCGGGCGCGGAATGACCCTGCTCTCCGGCACGGTGCGCAAGGTCCAGACCGGCTTCGTTCGCACGTACGCGCTCGGCGTGCTCGCCGGAACCGTCGTGCTCGTCGGGCTCCTGGTCGGGAGGACCCGCTGATGGGCATCCTTTCCTGGACGCTGTGGCTCCCACTCGCCGGCGCAGCCGTGCTGGCGTTCGTTCCGAGCGCGCGCCACACCGCGATCCGGTGGTGGGCGCTCGCGGTGTCGGTCGGCGGCTTCGGAACCTCGCTCGCGGTGCTCGCGCGATTCGACAAGTCGGACGCCGGCTTCCAGCTCGTCGAGCAGCACCAGTGGATTCGCGCGTTCGGGGCGAGCTACAAGGTCGGCGTCGACGGCATCAGCCTCTGGCTTGTCGTCCTCACCGCGTTCCTGTTCCCGATCTGTGTGCTCGCGTCGTGGAACGTGACGCGCAACCCGAAGCTCTTCATGGGGCTCCTGCTTGGCCTCGAGACCGCGATCCTCGGCGTCTTCCTGTCGATGGACCTGCTCCTCTTCTACGTGTTCTGGGAAGGGATGCTCGTCCCGATGTACTTCCTGATCGGCTACTGGGGGTACGAGCGTCGCGTTTACGCCGCCGTGAAGTTCTTCCTGTACACGCTCTTCGGCGGCCTCGTGATGCTCGCCGGGATCCTCGTCGTCGGGTTCCAGGCCCGGTCGGCGCTCGGCCATGTCACGTTCGACTACGAGCAGCTGTCGCAGGTCGCGTTCTCCACCGGCATCCAGAATTGGCTGTTCGTCGCGTTCTTCGCGGCGTTCGCGATCAAGATCCCGCTGTTCCCGTTCCACACCTGGCTGCCCGACGCGCATACCGAGGCGCCGACCGCGGGCTCGATCATCCTCGCCGGCGTGCTGCTCAAGCTCGGCGGGTTCGGGTTCCTGCGGTACTCGCTGCCGCTGTTCCCCGACGCCGCGCGCGACGCCGTGCCGTGGGTCGTCGCTCTGGCGCTGATCGGGATCGTGTATGGGGCGATCGTCTGCGCGATGCAGAAGGACCTCAAGCGCCTGATCGCGTACTCCTCGATCTCGCACCTCGGGTTCGTGGTGCTCGGCATCTTCGTGTTCACGATCCAGGGGCTCAGCGGCGGGACGTTCCAGATGATCTCCCACGGCCTGTCGACGGGCGCGCTCTTCCTGCTCGTCGGTATGCTCTACGAGCGGCGTCACACGCGAGAGATCTCGGACTTCGGCGGGCTGGCTACCGCAGCCCCGGTCTACGCCGGCCTGTTTCTGATCGTCGCGCTGTCGTCGTTGGGACTGCCCGGGCTGAACGGCTTCGTGGGGGAGTTTCTGGTGATCCTTGGGGCTTTCGCCAGGAACCGCGTTTGGGCTGTGATCGCGGCCACCGGCGTGATCTTCGCTGCGGTCTACCTTCTCTGGGCGTACCAGCGCGTGTTCCACGGACCGATCACGATCGAGGAGAACCGCCTCATCCCCGACGTGACGCTGCGCGAGGCCGTGGCGCTCGTGCCGCTCGTCGGTCTGATCATCTTGATGGGCTTGTGGCCCAAGCCGTTCCTCGAGCGCATGGAACCCTCGCTCGAACGCGTCCGCGCGCGTGTTGTCCAGCAGGAGCCCGTCGCGTCGCTGCAAGACGCCTCGCCGGGGACGGGCGGCTGACCATGTTCGAAACGCCCGAGATCGCCTGGCGCGCAATCGCTCCCGAGCTGGCGCTCGTGGGCGGCGGCGTCCTGACGCTGCTGATCGACGCCTTCCGGCCGCGCGTGCGGCGCGCGATCCTCGCCTTCCTCACGCTCGCGAGCGTCGGGCTGGCCTCGTGGTTCACCTTCGACCTCAAGGACACGCGCGATGTCGTGATGCAGGGCACGCTCGCCGTCGACGGTGTCGCGCTGTTCGGCAAGCTGATCCTGCTCGCCACCTGCGCGATGACGGTCGTGATCTCGTACCACTACCTGTCGCATCGCCGGATCCACCGCGGCGAGTACTACCCGCTCATCCTGTTCTGCACCGCCGGCATGACGCTGCTCGCCGCCGCCAACGACCTCCTGCTGGTCTTCCTCGCGCTCGAGCTCCTCTCCCTTTGCCTGTACGTTCTGGCGGGGTTCGCCCGACGGGACGACGCGTCCCAGGAGAGCGCACTGAAGTACTTCTTGCTGGGCGCGTTCTCGTCCGCGTTCTTGCTTTACGGGATCGCGTTGATCTACGGGGCGACGAACACCACGAACATCTCCGCGATCTCGCAGGTCGCCGCAGCCGTGAACCCGCGTCTGATGTTCTTCGCGATGGGGCTGCTCGCGGTCGGCTTCGGCTTCAAGGTCGCCGCGGTGCCGTTCCACATGTGGACGCCCGACGTCTATCAGGGCGCGCCCACCTCGGTTACCGGCTATATGGCCGCCGGAACCAAGGCGGCCGGCTTCATCGCGTTGCTTCGGGTCTTCCAGGTCGGGCTCGGGCCGTTGCAGTGGGACTGGCGGCCGGTTCTCTGGATCGTCGCGGTCCTGACGATGACGGTCGGCGCCGTGGTGGCGATCACGCAGACCGATCTGAAACGCTTGCTCGCGTACTCGTCGATCGCGCACGCGGGCTACGTGCTGATCGGAGTGATCGCCGCGAACCGGGACGGCACGGCCGGAGCCCTGTTCTATCTGCTGGTGTACGCCTTCATGACCCTCGGCGCGTTCGCCACGATCATCGCGAGCGCGCCGGGAGGCCGCGAGCGGCTGCACCTCAACGAATGGACCGGCCTCGGCCAGCGTCACCCGCTCTTCGCCGGGCTCATGACCTTGTTCTTGCTGTCGCTCGCCGGCATCCCGCCAACCGCCGGCTTCATGGGCAAGTTCTTCGTGTTCTCCGCGGCGGTCGAGGCCGGGGAGACCGGGCTCGTCGTCGTGGGGGTGCTCACGAGCGCGATCGCCGCCTTCTTCTACCTCAAGGTGATCGTTGCGATGTGGCTCCAAGAACCGGCGCCGGGGGACGCCGGCCTCGGGCAGTCCACGGCGCTGACGTTCGGATTGGCCGTCGCGGCTGCGGTCACCGTCGCCGTCGGCGTTTGGCCGCAAGGCTTGATCCAGCTCGCGCGCAACGCCGGGATCTTCACGGGATAGCCAGCCGAAAGGGAACGGTCCGTCGATGATCTCAGCGCGAGAGGCATGCGAGCGTCTGCGAGAGGGGAACCTGCGCTTCGTATCGGACCTTGAGAGCCGTGAGGGGCTCGCGAGTCAAACGCGCCGAAACGAATTGGCGAGTGGTCAGGAGCCGTTCGCCGTCATCCTCGGATGTTCCGACTCGCGGGTGCCGGCCGAGATCGTCTTCGATCAAGGCCTCGGCGACCTGTTTGTGATCCGCGTTGCCGGCAATATCGTCGCTTCTTCTCAAGTCGGTAGTGTCGAGTTCGCCGCAGCGCGGTTCGGCACGCGGCTGGTCGTAGTTCTGGGGCATTCCCAGTGCGGCGCCGTTATGGCAACCCTGGAAGAGCTTCAACTGCCGTCTGGTACCCAGTCGCCGCACCTTCGTTCGATCCTGGACCGCGTTCGGCCGTCCGTGGAAGCGTTGGCTACGGAGCTCAGTCACGACCCTGATGCTCTTATCCGGCAGGCCGTTCGGTCGAACATCTGCGCCTCAGCGGATCAGCTGCGACACGGATCGGAAGTCCTCGAGCACCTGATCCGAAACGATGGGCTGATGATCGTGGGTGCCGAGTATTCGCTCGAGACCGGCCTCGTGGACTTCTTCGACGGCGAGCCGGGGGTGGGCTGATGACGAAGGCCGCCGTCGAGATGGCGGCGCCCCTGCTCCGATAGGGTTCGGCCATGCCGGAAGGCAACGATCCGACCGCCGTCGTCGACGTCGACGTCCGAGCCGATCTGGACCTCGTCGAGGAGACGCTCCGAGAAGCCGTCGACTCCAGCGATCCCTTCGTGCGTGAGGCCGCTTCGCATCTGCTCGAGGCCGGGGGGAAGCGGTTCCGTCCGATGCTGGTGCTGCTGTCCGGCCACCTCGGCGACCCGAAGGATCCGCGGCTCATCCCGTGCGCGGCCGCGATCGAGCTGACCCATCTCGCGACGCTGTACCACGACGACGTCATCGACGAAGCGCTCCTGCGCCGGGGAGCTCCCAGCGCCAACGTGCGCTTCGACAACTCCGTCGCGATCCTGACCGGCGACTATCTCTTCGCGCGCTCGTCCAGCCTCGCCGCGGAGCTGGGCACGTACGTCAGCCAGGTCCTCGCCGACACGATCGGCCTTTTGTGCGAAGGCCAGATCATGGAGACCAACCACGCAGGCACCGACCGTCAGACGGTCGAGCGCTACCTCGCCGTCGTCGAGCGCAAGACGGCCGCGCTCCTGGCCACGTCCTGCCGCCTCGGCGCCTGGCTCGCCGGCGTTCCGGAGGCGCAGGTCGAAGCGGTTACCGAGTTCGGCCGCGCCGTCGGGGTGGCCTTCCAGCTCTCCGACGACGTGCTGGACATCGCCGGCCGGGAGGAGGAGTCGGGGAAGACCCCCGGCACCGATATCCGCGAGGGCGTCTGGACCCTGCCGGTCCTCGAGACGCTCGCGGGTCGGGTGCCGGGCGCGGATGAACTGCGGGCAGCGCTGTCCGGTGGGGACGTCGATGTCGCGCTCGAGCTGCTTCGGACCAACGGCTCGATCGAACTGGCGCTGGAAGCGGTGGGTGACTGGGCGCGTCGCGCGAAGGAGGCGCTCGCCGCGGTTCCGGACGGGCCCGGGCGGATCGCTCTGGAACGGCTCGCCGACTTCTTGACGGGGCGAACCGGGTGAGGGCGCGCTCCGCTTTTGGGGCGCATCACCGCCTGGGTTAGAATGCCGCGCGTCACGCTCGTGATGGTTTTCACGAGCGCTCACATGGCCCGAGAGCAGCCCAAACGCTGTGATCGGGGCGGAGAACGAAGCCCTATTTGTCGGGACCGTAGGGGGCGGGAGTGACGGACTACTTCTGGCAGTACGGGACCGTTGGGGCGGTCGCCATCGCGGGGGCCATCCTCGTCAGCGGCGTGTTCTTCCTCAACCGCTTGGTGCGGCCTCGCAAGGACCGCCCCGAGAAGCTCACCACCTACGAATGCGGCATCGACCCGGTGGGACAGGGCTGGAGCCAAACCCAGATCCGCTACTACATCTTCGCGTTCCTGTTCGTCATCTTCGATGTGGAGAGCGTTTTCCTCTTCCCCTGGGCCGTCGTGTTCGAGGACTTCCCGAACCCGGGGCAGGTGCTCGTCGAGATGGTGATCTTCATCGGCATCCTCGCCATCGGGCTTCTCTACGCTTGGAAGAAGAAGGTGCTGGAGTGGATCTAGCAGGTAGCCCATGGGCCTGATCGACAAGGTCGAAGTTCCTCAGCCGATCAAGTTCGTCCTCAACTGGGGGCGCAAGTATTCGCTGTGGGTCATGAACTTCGGCCTCGCGTGCTGCGCCATCGAGCTCATCGCCGCGTCGACCTCACGGCACGACTTCATCCGCCTCGGCGTCATCCCGGTCGCTCACGGGCCGCGCCAAGCCGACCTTCTCGTCGTCGCCGGCACGCTCACCGACAAGATGGCGCCGGCCCTCAAGCGCGTGTACGAGCAGATCCCCGAGCCCAAGTACGTGATCAGCTTCGGGTCGTGCTCGAACTGCGGCGGCCCTTACTGGGATTCCTATTCGGTAACCAAGGGCGTCGATCAGATCGTCCCCGTGGACGTGTACGTGCCGGGCTGCCCGCCGCGGCCCGAGGCACTGCTCGAGGGGATCCTCCGCCTCCAGCAGGAGATCGGGAAGGAATCGCTCAAGGAGCGGTTCGAGCGCGCCGATCGCGAGCCGATCGTCGTCGGAGGCAACTTCGGCCCGGTGGATCTCTCGAACCGATGACGCCCGAAGAGCTCGTCGCCCACCTCCAGGAGGTCGACGCGTCCGCCGTCGAGCGGCACGAGCTTCAGTTCGGGCAGCTTTCGGTCTGGGTGCCGGCGGCGAAGTGGCAAGAGTTCGCTCGCCACCTCAAGGGCTGCGGGCGCTGCCGCTTCGACATGATCACGTTCATCTGTGGCGTGGACTGGCCCGACGACAACGAGATCGAGATCGTCGCTCACCTCTACTCCGTTCGCCGCCAGCACAAGATCAACATGAAGATCAGGGTGCCGCGTGAGGACGCGAGGGTCCCGACCCTGTCGGGCGTCTGGCGGGGAGCCGACTGGCACGAGCGGGAGACCGCCGAACTGTATGGGGTCATCTTCGAAGGCCACCCACACCTGGTGAAGCTGCTGCTTCCCGAAGCCTTCGAGGGGTATCCCATGCGCAAGGACTTCCTGCTGATGACCCGCGAGGCAAAGGAATGGGAGGGTCGCGAAGAGCCCGGCCCACCCGGGTCGAGTCCGCGCCCCGGCCGCGTCCCGACGAGTGTCGGCGCTTCGCCGGCACGGGGACACGCCGCCGCAGCCGTCGCGGCCGCTCCGTCCCCGGCAGAAGGCGGGCCCGCTGCGCCGGCCGCTGCGGAGGAGCCGTCTGCCGCTCCCGCCGCCCCAACCGAAGACGATCCCGCAGCGTCCCCGAGCGACCGGGGCGATGCGTGATGGCGATGACCGAGGAGCGCTCCGCGATGTTCCCCGGCGGCCCCGGCGAAGGCATGGAGCTGATCGTTGCCGGCGAGGGCGAGCTCGCGACCGAGGAGATGATCCTCAACATCGGCCCGCAGCACCCCTCGACGCACGGCGTGCTCCGGGTGGTCATCACGCTCGACGGCGAGCGCATCACCGACGCGGAACCGGTCATCGGATACATGCACCGGGCTTTCGAGAAGCTCGCGGAGGCGCGCGACTACCGGCAGATCATCGCGCTCGTGAACCGGCACGACTGGCTTTCGGCCTACGGCAACGAGCTCGGCGTCGCGCTGATCGTCGAGAAGATGATGGGCCTCGAAGTGCCTCCGCGCGCCACGTGGATCCGCATGCTCCTCACCGAGTGGAACCGGGTGCTGAACCACCTGATGTTCCTCGGCTCCTACGGCCTCGAGCTCGGCGCGATGACGCCGATGTTCTACGCGTTCCGCGAGCGCGAGGACATCCAGGCGCTCATGGAATCGGTGACCGGCGGCCGTCTGCACTTCACCTCCTGCCGCGTCGGTGGGCTCAAAGAGGACCTGCCCAAGGGCGCCCTCGACCACTCGCGCCGCCTGGTGAAGAAGGTGCGCAACCGCCTCTACGACTACGAGGGCCTCCTGCTCGGCAACGAGATCTTCAAGAAGCGAACGGTCGGCGTAGGATCGCTGCCCGGTGAGGTCGCGAAGGACTACGGCGTCACCGGTCCGATCCTCCAAGCCTCGGGCGTCGCCGAGGACTCACGCAAGACCGAGCCTTACCTCTTCTACGACCAGGTTGAGTTCGATGTTCCGGTCGGCGAGAACGGCGACTCGTTCGACCGGTTCAACGTCCTGTACGGCCGGATCCAGCAGTCGCTCCGGATCATCGAGCAGGTCAACGACATGATCCCCGCCGGGCCGATCATCCCCGGCAAGATGCCGAAGACGATCAAGGCACCGGAGGGGAATTACTACCTGCGGACGGAGAACTCGCTGGGCGAGTGCGGCTACTACCTTGTCTCGCGCGGCGACAAGTACCCGTGGCGCATGAAGATGCGAACGCCCTCGTTCTCCAACGTCAGCATGATCCCGTACCTTCTTCCCGGCATCCTCGTCCCGGATCTCATCGCGGTGCTCGGGAGCGTGTTCTTCGTGGTCGGAGACGTCGACCGGTGAGCGCGACGCGATGATCTTCGAGCGGTACTTCGACAGCGTCTGGGTCGTCTTCGGGCTGAAGATCGGCGCCGTCCTGATCTTCTTCCTCACGGCGCCACTCGTGATCGGCTACGCGGAGCACAAGATCCTCGCACACATGCAGGCTCGCCTCGGGCCGATGGAAGCCGGCCGGTTCCACGGCTGGGCTCAGCTCATCGCCGACGGCGTGAAGTTCATCCAGAAGGAGGACATCCGCCCGGCCGCGGTCGATAAATGGGTGTTCACCCTCGCCCCGATCATGGTCGTCGTGCCGGTCGTCATGATCTTCGCCGTGATCCCGTTCGGGCCCAACGGCTGGTGGGTCGAGAACATGGACCTCGGGCTGTTCTTCGCGCTCGCGATCTCGGCGATCGGCGTGATCGGCATGCTGATGGCCGGATGGGCGAGCGCGAACAAGTTCTCGCTGATCGGCGCGATCCGAGGCGCCGCCCAGCTGATCGCGTACGAGCTCCCGCTCGTCCTCGCGGCCGCGGCGGTCGCGATGCAGGCCGGGACGCTCTCGCTCGTCGGCATCGTCGAGGCACAGGACGCCTATTGGTACGTGCTCCCGCAGTTCGTTGGATTCGGGATCTTCGTCACCGCAAGCCTCGCGGAACTCTCTCGTCCGCCGTTCGACATGCCGATCGCCGACTCGGAGATCATCTTCGGACACATGACCGAGTACTCGGGCATCAAGTTCGGGATGTTCCTCCTGGCCGAGTACGCGGGCATCGTCGCGCTGTCCGGTCTCGCGACCGTGATGTATCTCGGCGGCTGGAAGGGGCTGCTGATCCCCGGTATCCCGACTCCGCTGTGGACACTGGCGAAGATCGGCGCAGTGTCCTTCCTCGT
Coding sequences within:
- the nuoN gene encoding NADH-quinone oxidoreductase subunit NuoN, producing MFETPEIAWRAIAPELALVGGGVLTLLIDAFRPRVRRAILAFLTLASVGLASWFTFDLKDTRDVVMQGTLAVDGVALFGKLILLATCAMTVVISYHYLSHRRIHRGEYYPLILFCTAGMTLLAAANDLLLVFLALELLSLCLYVLAGFARRDDASQESALKYFLLGAFSSAFLLYGIALIYGATNTTNISAISQVAAAVNPRLMFFAMGLLAVGFGFKVAAVPFHMWTPDVYQGAPTSVTGYMAAGTKAAGFIALLRVFQVGLGPLQWDWRPVLWIVAVLTMTVGAVVAITQTDLKRLLAYSSIAHAGYVLIGVIAANRDGTAGALFYLLVYAFMTLGAFATIIASAPGGRERLHLNEWTGLGQRHPLFAGLMTLFLLSLAGIPPTAGFMGKFFVFSAAVEAGETGLVVVGVLTSAIAAFFYLKVIVAMWLQEPAPGDAGLGQSTALTFGLAVAAAVTVAVGVWPQGLIQLARNAGIFTG
- a CDS encoding NADH-quinone oxidoreductase subunit C, encoding MTPEELVAHLQEVDASAVERHELQFGQLSVWVPAAKWQEFARHLKGCGRCRFDMITFICGVDWPDDNEIEIVAHLYSVRRQHKINMKIRVPREDARVPTLSGVWRGADWHERETAELYGVIFEGHPHLVKLLLPEAFEGYPMRKDFLLMTREAKEWEGREEPGPPGSSPRPGRVPTSVGASPARGHAAAAVAAAPSPAEGGPAAPAAAEEPSAAPAAPTEDDPAASPSDRGDA
- a CDS encoding carbonic anhydrase yields the protein MISAREACERLREGNLRFVSDLESREGLASQTRRNELASGQEPFAVILGCSDSRVPAEIVFDQGLGDLFVIRVAGNIVASSQVGSVEFAAARFGTRLVVVLGHSQCGAVMATLEELQLPSGTQSPHLRSILDRVRPSVEALATELSHDPDALIRQAVRSNICASADQLRHGSEVLEHLIRNDGLMIVGAEYSLETGLVDFFDGEPGVG
- a CDS encoding NADH-quinone oxidoreductase subunit D codes for the protein MELIVAGEGELATEEMILNIGPQHPSTHGVLRVVITLDGERITDAEPVIGYMHRAFEKLAEARDYRQIIALVNRHDWLSAYGNELGVALIVEKMMGLEVPPRATWIRMLLTEWNRVLNHLMFLGSYGLELGAMTPMFYAFREREDIQALMESVTGGRLHFTSCRVGGLKEDLPKGALDHSRRLVKKVRNRLYDYEGLLLGNEIFKKRTVGVGSLPGEVAKDYGVTGPILQASGVAEDSRKTEPYLFYDQVEFDVPVGENGDSFDRFNVLYGRIQQSLRIIEQVNDMIPAGPIIPGKMPKTIKAPEGNYYLRTENSLGECGYYLVSRGDKYPWRMKMRTPSFSNVSMIPYLLPGILVPDLIAVLGSVFFVVGDVDR
- a CDS encoding NADH-quinone oxidoreductase subunit A, whose product is MTDYFWQYGTVGAVAIAGAILVSGVFFLNRLVRPRKDRPEKLTTYECGIDPVGQGWSQTQIRYYIFAFLFVIFDVESVFLFPWAVVFEDFPNPGQVLVEMVIFIGILAIGLLYAWKKKVLEWI
- a CDS encoding NADH-quinone oxidoreductase subunit B family protein, whose translation is MGLIDKVEVPQPIKFVLNWGRKYSLWVMNFGLACCAIELIAASTSRHDFIRLGVIPVAHGPRQADLLVVAGTLTDKMAPALKRVYEQIPEPKYVISFGSCSNCGGPYWDSYSVTKGVDQIVPVDVYVPGCPPRPEALLEGILRLQQEIGKESLKERFERADREPIVVGGNFGPVDLSNR
- the nuoH gene encoding NADH-quinone oxidoreductase subunit NuoH, which produces MIFERYFDSVWVVFGLKIGAVLIFFLTAPLVIGYAEHKILAHMQARLGPMEAGRFHGWAQLIADGVKFIQKEDIRPAAVDKWVFTLAPIMVVVPVVMIFAVIPFGPNGWWVENMDLGLFFALAISAIGVIGMLMAGWASANKFSLIGAIRGAAQLIAYELPLVLAAAAVAMQAGTLSLVGIVEAQDAYWYVLPQFVGFGIFVTASLAELSRPPFDMPIADSEIIFGHMTEYSGIKFGMFLLAEYAGIVALSGLATVMYLGGWKGLLIPGIPTPLWTLAKIGAVSFLVIWLRATYPRLREDQLQKMAWKYLIPFALANILLTGVFKVVF
- a CDS encoding polyprenyl synthetase family protein, translating into MPEGNDPTAVVDVDVRADLDLVEETLREAVDSSDPFVREAASHLLEAGGKRFRPMLVLLSGHLGDPKDPRLIPCAAAIELTHLATLYHDDVIDEALLRRGAPSANVRFDNSVAILTGDYLFARSSSLAAELGTYVSQVLADTIGLLCEGQIMETNHAGTDRQTVERYLAVVERKTAALLATSCRLGAWLAGVPEAQVEAVTEFGRAVGVAFQLSDDVLDIAGREEESGKTPGTDIREGVWTLPVLETLAGRVPGADELRAALSGGDVDVALELLRTNGSIELALEAVGDWARRAKEALAAVPDGPGRIALERLADFLTGRTG
- a CDS encoding NADH-quinone oxidoreductase subunit M, with the protein product MGILSWTLWLPLAGAAVLAFVPSARHTAIRWWALAVSVGGFGTSLAVLARFDKSDAGFQLVEQHQWIRAFGASYKVGVDGISLWLVVLTAFLFPICVLASWNVTRNPKLFMGLLLGLETAILGVFLSMDLLLFYVFWEGMLVPMYFLIGYWGYERRVYAAVKFFLYTLFGGLVMLAGILVVGFQARSALGHVTFDYEQLSQVAFSTGIQNWLFVAFFAAFAIKIPLFPFHTWLPDAHTEAPTAGSIILAGVLLKLGGFGFLRYSLPLFPDAARDAVPWVVALALIGIVYGAIVCAMQKDLKRLIAYSSISHLGFVVLGIFVFTIQGLSGGTFQMISHGLSTGALFLLVGMLYERRHTREISDFGGLATAAPVYAGLFLIVALSSLGLPGLNGFVGEFLVILGAFARNRVWAVIAATGVIFAAVYLLWAYQRVFHGPITIEENRLIPDVTLREAVALVPLVGLIILMGLWPKPFLERMEPSLERVRARVVQQEPVASLQDASPGTGG